The Synechococcus sp. MU1643 genome contains a region encoding:
- a CDS encoding translesion error-prone DNA polymerase V autoproteolytic subunit — protein MELQYRPLPLQPKRSRLTLPLAGERIAAGFPSPADDYVDVGIDLNEQLIRHPTSTFFLHVSGESMTDAGIHDGDLLMVDRSLDPRPGQVVVAVLDGAFTLKRLMRHRGRLRLEAAHPDYPPLELHRCGEVQIWGVAIHVIHPL, from the coding sequence GTGGAGCTCCAATACAGACCGCTGCCCCTGCAGCCCAAGCGCAGTCGGCTCACCCTGCCCCTGGCTGGGGAACGCATCGCCGCTGGTTTCCCCTCCCCCGCTGATGACTACGTCGACGTGGGGATCGACCTCAATGAACAGCTGATCCGGCATCCCACCAGCACCTTTTTTCTGCATGTGAGCGGCGAATCGATGACCGACGCCGGCATCCACGATGGCGATCTTCTGATGGTCGATCGCAGCCTCGATCCGCGCCCGGGCCAGGTGGTTGTGGCCGTGCTTGACGGTGCCTTCACCCTCAAACGCCTGATGCGTCATCGCGGCCGGTTGCGCCTGGAAGCCGCCCATCCGGACTATCCGCCGCTGGAGCTTCACCGCTGCGGCGAGGTGCAGATCTGGGGCGTGGCCATCCACGTCATCCATCCGCTCTGA
- the ispE gene encoding 4-(cytidine 5'-diphospho)-2-C-methyl-D-erythritol kinase — MITVTAPAKVNLHLEVLGLRSDGFHELAMVMQSIDLADRLAFQNTADAQLSLTCDDATLGVGDDNLIIKAAQLLRDRSGFSELGASIHLEKRIPIGAGLAGGSSDGAAALVGLNALWGLGHSPAALERMAAELGSDMPFCVAGGCQLCFGRGEQLEAVPPTPQPLAVLLVKDPTVSVSTPWAYKRCRELNQSHYLADEAAFEQRRQALRSVDWLHPLRTDLPPPLRNDLQEVVAPETAAVRSALDLLKSVPHSLAVAMSGSGPSCFALFSDLVSCLQAQDQLNPQLERAGLKAWSCALRSDGVRIEA; from the coding sequence ATGATCACGGTGACGGCCCCGGCCAAAGTCAATCTTCACCTTGAGGTCCTAGGGCTGCGGTCGGACGGTTTCCATGAGCTGGCCATGGTGATGCAGAGCATCGACTTGGCGGATCGCCTGGCCTTTCAGAACACCGCCGATGCTCAACTCAGCCTCACTTGCGATGACGCCACCCTCGGTGTCGGCGATGACAACCTGATCATCAAGGCGGCCCAACTGCTCCGGGACCGTTCCGGTTTCAGTGAACTGGGAGCGTCGATACATCTGGAGAAGCGCATCCCCATTGGAGCTGGCCTGGCTGGTGGCTCCAGCGACGGCGCCGCAGCATTGGTGGGACTGAATGCCCTGTGGGGGTTGGGCCATAGCCCGGCGGCGCTGGAGCGAATGGCCGCTGAGCTCGGTTCAGACATGCCCTTCTGTGTGGCCGGAGGATGTCAGCTCTGTTTCGGGCGAGGCGAACAACTTGAAGCCGTGCCGCCAACGCCCCAACCCCTGGCAGTGCTTTTGGTCAAAGACCCCACGGTGAGCGTCTCAACGCCCTGGGCCTACAAGCGTTGCCGTGAGCTCAATCAATCCCATTACCTCGCTGATGAGGCGGCTTTTGAACAACGCCGGCAAGCCTTGCGAAGCGTTGATTGGCTCCACCCTTTGCGCACCGATCTGCCACCTCCCTTGCGCAACGACTTGCAGGAGGTGGTCGCTCCTGAAACAGCTGCGGTGCGTTCGGCGCTCGACTTGTTGAAGAGCGTTCCGCATAGCCTGGCAGTGGCTATGAGCGGTTCTGGGCCCAGTTGTTTCGCGCTGTTCTCCGATCTGGTGTCATGCCTCCAGGCGCAGGATCAGCTCAACCCCCAGCTTGAGCGCGCCGGCTTGAAGGCTTGGTCTTGCGCCCTCCGCAGCGATGGCGTGAGGATCGAGGCATGA
- the dnaG gene encoding DNA primase, which translates to MVNARLHPRTIEAVKERADIVDVVGEHVVLKKKGREFVGICPFHDDSKPSMTVSPAKQFYYCFSCGAGGNSIKFLMEFQRQSFSDVVLDLARRYQLPIETVDGPQQERLRQQLSRRDKLQRALALAAGWFRSQLMAPTGAEALKYLSEARGLSPATQETFQLGYAPDQWDGLLKHLQQVEGLAPELLEAAGLVVPRKGGNGFYDRFRHRVMVPIHDRQGRVIGFGGRSLDGSEPKYLNSPETEVFEKGKHLFGLDKASNAIRKDDRAVVVEGYFDVMALHAAGITNAVASLGTALSSQQITQLCRVSDSKRIVLNFDADGAGVRAANRAIGEVEQLAMQGQLELRVLHLPSGKDPDEFLKQNGAGDYRALLDQAPLWLDWQIEQVLEERDLSKADQFQQAVTALVGLLGKLPQSAVRTHYLQRVAERLSGGQGRLALQLEDDLRQQVKGQRWHGRSSRHEQPGESGQRERCEADLLRLYLHCPRHRATIRQELRKRELEDFAIPHHRHLWAAITDLEETNLCEGRLESISRCDDDGEGLDLIDLPRLLTDQLLLESSALVSRLTPLLEPGELQRVALAEPLEQLRGIAALLERQKSLKRCRHLLEAWGGQRLQTLESCIAVLIDQEASSDQASVDMEVRIQALFDDLNRDALRYQELYYTERKHIGHLDQQRCASYTIPPAA; encoded by the coding sequence ATGGTGAACGCCCGCCTGCACCCCAGAACGATCGAGGCCGTGAAGGAACGGGCCGACATCGTTGATGTGGTGGGCGAGCACGTGGTGCTCAAGAAGAAGGGACGGGAATTCGTCGGGATCTGTCCGTTCCATGACGACAGCAAACCGTCGATGACGGTGTCGCCCGCCAAGCAGTTCTACTACTGCTTCTCCTGTGGTGCCGGCGGCAACTCCATCAAGTTCCTGATGGAGTTCCAGCGCCAGAGCTTCAGCGATGTGGTGCTGGATCTGGCGCGGCGATATCAGCTGCCGATCGAGACGGTCGATGGTCCGCAGCAGGAACGGCTGCGGCAACAGTTGTCCCGCAGGGACAAGCTGCAACGGGCCCTGGCCCTGGCTGCCGGTTGGTTTCGCAGCCAGTTGATGGCACCCACGGGCGCAGAGGCCCTCAAATACCTTAGTGAGGCGAGAGGGCTGAGCCCCGCTACCCAAGAGACCTTCCAGCTCGGCTATGCGCCTGACCAGTGGGATGGTCTGCTGAAGCATCTTCAACAGGTGGAAGGGCTGGCCCCGGAGCTTCTCGAGGCTGCTGGGCTGGTGGTTCCCCGCAAGGGCGGCAATGGGTTTTATGACCGCTTCCGCCATCGGGTCATGGTGCCGATCCATGACCGTCAGGGTCGGGTCATCGGTTTCGGGGGACGCAGCCTTGATGGCAGCGAACCGAAATACCTCAACTCCCCCGAGACCGAAGTGTTCGAGAAGGGAAAGCATCTGTTTGGCCTTGATAAGGCCTCCAATGCCATCCGCAAGGACGACAGGGCCGTGGTGGTGGAGGGTTATTTCGATGTGATGGCCCTGCATGCCGCTGGCATCACCAACGCTGTGGCCTCCCTCGGCACGGCCCTGAGCAGTCAGCAGATCACCCAGTTGTGCCGCGTCAGCGACAGCAAGCGGATCGTTCTGAATTTCGACGCCGACGGCGCCGGTGTTCGTGCGGCCAATCGGGCCATCGGCGAGGTGGAACAGCTGGCGATGCAGGGCCAACTGGAGCTTCGGGTTCTGCACCTTCCGTCCGGCAAGGACCCCGATGAGTTCCTCAAACAGAACGGGGCCGGCGATTACCGCGCTCTGCTGGATCAAGCGCCCCTCTGGCTGGATTGGCAGATCGAGCAGGTGCTGGAGGAGCGCGATCTCAGCAAGGCCGACCAGTTCCAACAGGCGGTGACGGCCCTGGTGGGGCTGCTGGGCAAACTGCCCCAGTCCGCCGTGCGCACCCACTACCTCCAACGGGTGGCGGAGCGCCTCAGTGGTGGCCAAGGTCGGCTAGCGCTTCAGCTCGAGGACGACCTGCGCCAGCAGGTGAAGGGCCAGCGTTGGCATGGGCGCTCCAGCCGTCACGAGCAGCCTGGTGAATCCGGGCAGCGGGAGCGCTGTGAGGCCGATCTGCTGCGGCTGTATCTGCACTGCCCTCGGCATCGGGCCACGATTCGCCAGGAGCTGCGCAAACGCGAGCTGGAGGATTTCGCCATCCCCCATCACCGCCATCTTTGGGCGGCCATCACGGATTTGGAGGAGACCAACCTGTGTGAGGGGCGCTTGGAGTCGATCAGCCGATGCGATGACGACGGCGAGGGTTTGGATCTCATCGATCTGCCCCGATTGCTCACCGATCAACTCCTGTTGGAGAGCAGTGCGCTGGTGTCCCGCTTGACGCCTCTGCTGGAGCCTGGTGAATTGCAGCGTGTCGCCCTGGCGGAGCCGCTGGAGCAGCTGCGGGGCATTGCTGCCCTGCTGGAGCGGCAGAAAAGCTTGAAGCGCTGCCGGCACCTGTTGGAGGCCTGGGGCGGCCAGCGTCTGCAAACCCTGGAATCCTGCATCGCTGTACTGATTGATCAGGAGGCTTCGTCAGATCAGGCCTCCGTGGATATGGAGGTGAGGATTCAGGCCCTTTTCGATGACCTCAACCGTGATGCGCTGCGCTATCAGGAGCTTTATTACACCGAGAGAAAACACATCGGCCATCTGGATCAGCAACGTTGCGCCAGTTACACCATTCCTCCTGCCGCCTGA
- the rsmA gene encoding 16S rRNA (adenine(1518)-N(6)/adenine(1519)-N(6))-dimethyltransferase RsmA, with translation MGFSGHHARKRFGQHWLRDDSVLQRIIEAADLQSSDRVLEVGPGRGALTERLLAEGVKAVHAIELDRDLVDGLQERFEAQSGFSLHQGDVLEAPLELSDGHIADKVVANIPYNITGPLLERLVGRLDRPVDPPYQRLVLLVQKEVAERIRARPGHSSFSALSVRMQLLARCRSVCPVPPRCFQPPPKVQSEVICLDPLPASERVEPALAVRVESLLKQAFLARRKMLRNTLAGVAEPERLKDLAASSGFSLQQRPQELPPDTWVALARGLNRGD, from the coding sequence ATGGGTTTCTCCGGACATCACGCCCGCAAGCGTTTCGGTCAGCACTGGTTGCGGGATGACTCCGTACTGCAACGAATTATCGAGGCTGCTGATCTGCAGTCCTCCGATCGGGTGCTTGAGGTGGGGCCCGGTCGGGGGGCGTTAACCGAGCGTCTGCTGGCCGAGGGTGTGAAGGCGGTTCATGCGATTGAGCTCGATCGTGATCTGGTGGACGGTCTTCAGGAGCGTTTTGAGGCTCAGTCTGGATTCAGCCTCCATCAAGGGGATGTTCTCGAAGCTCCACTTGAATTGAGTGATGGCCACATCGCCGACAAGGTGGTGGCCAACATCCCGTACAACATCACTGGTCCGCTGCTGGAGCGGTTGGTGGGCCGACTGGATCGGCCGGTGGATCCGCCCTACCAACGGCTTGTGTTGCTGGTGCAGAAGGAAGTGGCGGAGCGGATTCGTGCCCGGCCCGGCCACAGCAGTTTCAGTGCTCTGAGCGTCCGCATGCAGTTGCTGGCCCGGTGCCGTTCGGTGTGTCCCGTGCCACCGCGCTGTTTTCAGCCTCCACCAAAGGTGCAATCAGAAGTGATCTGCCTGGATCCCTTGCCGGCTTCGGAGCGGGTGGAGCCAGCTTTGGCCGTCCGAGTGGAATCGCTTCTGAAGCAGGCGTTTTTGGCGCGGCGCAAGATGTTGCGCAACACCCTGGCGGGCGTGGCTGAGCCAGAGCGCTTGAAGGATCTGGCGGCCTCTTCAGGTTTCAGCCTTCAGCAACGCCCTCAGGAACTGCCTCCCGACACCTGGGTCGCCCTGGCCAGGGGTTTGAATCGGGGCGACTGA
- a CDS encoding 23S rRNA (pseudouridine(1915)-N(3))-methyltransferase RlmH: MNPARCRILAVGKIRRGWIQDGIDLYLKRLPGLTINELRDSNPGKEADAIRAALRPDETLIALMEQGDTLASVPFAQRLEQFGNQRLAFVIGGADGLTAELKAQAQWHLSLSPMTFPHELARLMLVEQLFRAQAIVQGSPYHRA, translated from the coding sequence TTGAACCCGGCCCGTTGCCGGATTCTTGCGGTGGGCAAAATTCGTCGTGGCTGGATTCAAGACGGCATTGACCTGTACCTCAAACGCCTGCCTGGGTTAACCATCAACGAACTTCGCGACAGCAACCCAGGCAAGGAAGCCGATGCCATCAGAGCAGCCCTACGACCCGATGAAACCCTGATTGCGCTGATGGAGCAGGGCGACACCTTGGCGTCGGTGCCTTTCGCGCAACGACTCGAACAATTCGGCAACCAGCGGCTGGCCTTTGTGATTGGTGGAGCCGACGGTCTCACAGCTGAGCTCAAGGCGCAGGCCCAATGGCATCTGAGCCTCTCCCCGATGACCTTCCCCCACGAACTGGCGCGGCTGATGCTCGTGGAACAACTGTTCCGGGCTCAGGCGATTGTCCAAGGCAGCCCTTATCACCGCGCCTAG
- a CDS encoding pentapeptide repeat-containing protein produces MRRRFTAVLISLVVFTCQWLLAAPAHAAMDVAKQVLIGADYSNKDLRGATFNLSNLREANLSGSDLRGASLYGAKLQDADLSGTDLREATLDAAVMTGTNLEDAVLEGAFAFNTRFSDVLITGADFTDVPMRGDQLKSLCAVADGTNSVTGRSTRESLGCA; encoded by the coding sequence ATGCGCAGACGCTTCACGGCAGTACTGATCTCTTTAGTGGTGTTCACATGCCAGTGGCTTTTGGCGGCTCCGGCCCACGCCGCGATGGATGTGGCCAAACAGGTGTTGATCGGTGCCGACTATTCGAACAAGGACCTGCGGGGGGCCACCTTCAACCTCAGCAACCTGCGCGAAGCCAACCTCTCTGGATCGGACCTGCGGGGAGCCAGCCTCTACGGCGCCAAGCTGCAGGACGCCGACCTCAGCGGCACCGATCTGCGCGAAGCCACCCTGGACGCCGCTGTGATGACAGGCACCAACCTTGAGGATGCCGTGCTGGAGGGGGCCTTTGCCTTCAACACCCGCTTTAGCGATGTGTTGATCACGGGAGCCGACTTCACCGACGTTCCCATGCGCGGTGACCAACTCAAAAGCCTCTGCGCCGTTGCCGACGGAACGAATTCCGTCACGGGCCGCAGCACCCGCGAGAGTCTCGGTTGCGCCTGA
- the secD gene encoding protein translocase subunit SecD: MARYQGWFALVLALAIAAGMFLVRTPLELGLDLRGGSQLTVEVKPAGEITRVGAEEMEAVKAVLDRRVNGLGVAESTLQTVGESQLVLQLPGEQDPTAAARVLGDTALLEFRAQKPDTGAEFRGLRQLRSQVEAILRLREDQVRRGETPAPLDLDQLKSTQETLGLDGQASSDEEQLRGLLKKVDSDLLTMLEPAALTGKQLVTAGRQPLQNNPNSWEVTLNFDGEGAEAFADLTKSIAGTDRLLAITLDDQLISAASVGPQFKSAGISGGAATISGNFSAETARELEVKLRGGSLPLPVEVIEVRTIGPTLGAENIRRSLVAALSGLALVAVFMVVAYRLPGAVAVMALSLYALFNLAVYALIPVTLTLPGIAGFILSIGMAVDANVLIFERIKDELRRGNTLIRSIDTGFSEAFSSIVDGHLTTLISCAALFFLGIGLVKGFAATLGIGVLLSLFTALTCTRTLLRFLMGYAGLRRATNFLPTGQLPSPTA, from the coding sequence ATGGCGCGTTATCAGGGTTGGTTTGCCCTTGTTCTTGCCCTGGCGATCGCCGCCGGGATGTTTTTGGTTCGTACGCCGCTGGAACTGGGCCTCGATCTACGGGGCGGCAGTCAGCTCACCGTTGAAGTGAAGCCAGCCGGGGAGATTACCCGGGTCGGCGCCGAAGAGATGGAAGCCGTGAAAGCCGTTCTCGATCGTCGGGTTAACGGCCTTGGCGTGGCCGAGTCCACCCTGCAGACGGTCGGTGAGTCGCAGCTGGTGTTGCAGCTCCCCGGCGAACAGGATCCCACCGCCGCCGCGCGGGTTCTTGGTGATACGGCTCTGCTGGAATTTCGTGCCCAAAAGCCCGATACCGGAGCTGAGTTCCGTGGTCTGAGGCAGCTCCGTTCTCAGGTGGAAGCGATCCTCAGGTTGCGTGAGGATCAGGTCCGCCGCGGTGAAACCCCGGCGCCTCTGGATCTTGATCAGCTGAAGTCAACCCAGGAGACTCTGGGTCTTGATGGTCAGGCCAGCTCAGACGAGGAGCAGCTCCGCGGGCTTTTGAAAAAGGTTGATTCCGATCTGCTCACGATGCTCGAGCCGGCAGCGCTGACGGGTAAGCAGTTGGTGACAGCAGGCCGACAACCGCTCCAGAACAACCCGAACAGCTGGGAGGTGACCCTAAATTTCGATGGTGAGGGTGCTGAGGCTTTCGCTGACCTCACCAAATCAATTGCCGGTACCGATCGGTTGTTGGCCATCACATTGGATGATCAGCTGATTAGTGCTGCCAGTGTTGGCCCCCAGTTCAAAAGTGCTGGAATCTCAGGCGGAGCAGCCACCATCAGCGGCAATTTCAGCGCGGAAACGGCCCGTGAGCTCGAGGTGAAGCTCCGTGGAGGCTCCCTGCCCCTGCCCGTTGAAGTGATCGAGGTCCGCACCATCGGGCCCACGCTCGGAGCAGAGAACATCCGCCGCAGCCTGGTGGCCGCTCTCTCGGGCCTGGCTCTGGTGGCTGTGTTCATGGTGGTGGCCTATCGCCTGCCTGGGGCGGTGGCCGTGATGGCCCTCAGCCTCTATGCCCTGTTCAACTTGGCTGTGTACGCCTTGATTCCGGTCACCCTCACCTTGCCGGGAATCGCTGGTTTCATCCTCTCGATCGGCATGGCGGTGGATGCCAATGTGCTGATTTTCGAGCGCATCAAAGACGAATTGCGGCGGGGCAACACCTTGATCCGGTCGATTGATACAGGCTTCTCCGAGGCTTTTTCATCGATCGTTGATGGTCACCTCACCACGTTGATCAGCTGCGCAGCTCTTTTCTTCCTCGGCATCGGCCTGGTCAAGGGCTTTGCAGCGACCCTGGGCATCGGTGTTCTGCTGAGTTTGTTCACGGCCCTGACTTGCACCCGCACCCTGCTTCGTTTCCTGATGGGCTACGCCGGTCTGCGTCGTGCCACCAATTTCCTGCCCACTGGGCAACTTCCTTCCCCCACCGCCTGA
- a CDS encoding Y-family DNA polymerase, whose translation MPQATALIDGNNFYASCEQSLDPALIGHPVVVLSNNDGCIVARSAEARALGIRMGTPYFKARRELEHHNVVVRSSNYALYADMSQRMMSLLEAHCEELEVYSIDEAFGRICRPRNGDLQGWARQLRARARQNLGLPIAIGLGASKAQAKLANRLAKQTPDHAGMFDLGQCDNPDRWLETIAIEDVWGIGRQLAHWCRLRGVSNARHLRDMPSGELRAKCGVVGLRLQRELRGHACLPLELAPAPKEETCVSRSFSRPITSQEELHQAIATYVVRAAEKLRKQRQRAAALTVYTRTSPFAPGFYSQAASTQLDLPSNDTAVLLEAARPLVARIFRAHRQLAKAGVLMQHLQSHDILQTHLMVPMSEEQQQKRECLMQTIDQINRRYGRGTLQWAGCGLQPSWLMRREQLSRAATTRLQDLPVVRA comes from the coding sequence ATGCCTCAGGCCACGGCTCTGATCGATGGAAACAATTTCTATGCCTCCTGCGAACAGAGCCTGGACCCGGCTCTGATCGGCCACCCCGTGGTGGTGCTGTCCAACAACGACGGCTGCATCGTGGCGCGCAGTGCCGAAGCGCGTGCCCTGGGCATCCGCATGGGGACGCCGTACTTCAAGGCGCGCCGGGAACTGGAGCACCACAACGTTGTGGTGCGCAGTTCGAACTACGCCCTCTATGCCGATATGAGCCAGCGCATGATGAGCCTGCTGGAGGCCCACTGTGAAGAGCTGGAGGTGTATTCGATTGACGAGGCCTTCGGGAGGATTTGTCGTCCCCGCAATGGCGACCTGCAGGGTTGGGCCCGTCAGCTGCGGGCACGGGCACGGCAGAACCTCGGCCTTCCGATCGCCATCGGCTTAGGGGCCAGCAAGGCACAAGCCAAGCTGGCCAATCGCCTGGCCAAACAGACCCCAGACCATGCCGGGATGTTCGACCTCGGCCAGTGCGACAACCCCGATCGCTGGCTGGAAACCATTGCGATCGAGGATGTGTGGGGAATCGGTCGACAACTGGCCCATTGGTGCCGCCTGCGGGGCGTCAGCAACGCACGACACCTCCGGGACATGCCGAGCGGTGAACTGCGCGCCAAATGCGGCGTGGTGGGTCTGCGGCTGCAACGGGAGCTGCGGGGCCATGCCTGCCTGCCGCTGGAGCTGGCACCAGCACCGAAGGAAGAAACCTGCGTGAGCCGCAGTTTCAGTCGACCCATCACCAGCCAGGAGGAGCTACACCAGGCCATCGCCACCTATGTGGTGCGCGCCGCCGAGAAATTGCGCAAACAACGACAACGGGCAGCAGCGCTCACCGTCTACACGCGCACCAGCCCGTTCGCTCCTGGGTTTTACAGCCAAGCCGCCAGCACGCAGCTGGACCTGCCGAGCAATGACACAGCCGTGCTGCTGGAGGCGGCACGGCCCTTGGTGGCACGGATCTTTCGCGCCCACCGTCAATTGGCCAAGGCCGGCGTGCTGATGCAGCACCTGCAGAGCCACGACATCCTGCAGACCCATCTGATGGTGCCGATGAGTGAGGAGCAGCAGCAGAAACGGGAGTGCCTGATGCAGACCATCGACCAGATCAATCGGCGTTACGGGCGTGGAACCCTGCAATGGGCCGGTTGCGGACTGCAGCCCAGCTGGTTGATGCGGCGTGAGCAACTCAGCCGCGCCGCCACCACCCGTCTGCAGGATCTACCGGTGGTGAGAGCCTGA
- a CDS encoding DMT family transporter, whose translation MAEPQNPQPWWNRESVRGSRALILSSLAFSLMTVCVKQLNSRLPVAEIVLCRALISIVLTAVGLCLAGVSPWGHRRGLLVARGVLGSLALLCFFEAIDQLPLASATVLQYTYPTFTAVAALLLLGEPLRRRISAAVLLGWIGVTLVVQPQWLTGTAQPAQLIPALIGIGGALMTALAYVSVRRLSQTEHPLVIILYFPMISVPLTLPWVLHQGVWLQGIEWFWLLGVGVMTQLGQIWVTEGLRCLPAARATSINYVQVVFATGWGWLWFAESINSWQVGGGMLVLAATLISLSARR comes from the coding sequence ATGGCCGAACCGCAGAACCCTCAACCCTGGTGGAACCGGGAATCGGTGCGTGGCAGCCGAGCCCTGATTCTCAGCTCCCTGGCCTTCAGCCTGATGACGGTCTGCGTCAAGCAACTGAACAGTCGGCTTCCGGTGGCGGAAATCGTGCTCTGCCGGGCCCTGATCAGCATCGTTCTGACGGCTGTGGGCCTGTGCCTGGCTGGGGTCTCCCCCTGGGGCCATCGACGGGGGCTCCTGGTGGCACGAGGGGTGCTGGGCAGCTTGGCCCTGCTCTGCTTTTTCGAAGCGATCGACCAGCTGCCGCTCGCATCAGCGACGGTGCTCCAGTACACCTACCCCACCTTTACGGCCGTGGCAGCGCTGTTGCTGCTGGGCGAGCCCCTGCGCCGACGCATCAGTGCAGCGGTTCTGCTGGGCTGGATCGGCGTCACCCTGGTGGTGCAACCGCAGTGGCTCACGGGAACAGCGCAACCTGCACAACTGATCCCTGCCCTAATCGGTATTGGTGGCGCTCTGATGACTGCCCTGGCCTACGTCAGTGTGCGGCGGCTGTCTCAAACCGAGCACCCGTTGGTGATCATCCTCTATTTCCCGATGATCTCGGTGCCCCTGACCCTGCCCTGGGTGCTGCACCAAGGGGTCTGGCTCCAGGGAATCGAATGGTTTTGGCTCCTGGGGGTCGGGGTGATGACACAGCTGGGCCAGATCTGGGTGACCGAGGGCCTGCGCTGTCTGCCCGCCGCCCGAGCCACATCGATTAACTACGTGCAGGTGGTCTTTGCCACTGGCTGGGGCTGGCTTTGGTTTGCAGAATCGATCAATTCCTGGCAGGTGGGTGGCGGGATGCTGGTGTTGGCCGCCACCCTGATCAGCCTGTCGGCGCGACGTTAG
- a CDS encoding DUF3082 domain-containing protein — translation MTEAPTPESPEPRDPRKGPLSFLSGALTAGLLAWLALGLSRRMVVYFAVHPPHYSSPIAQNIAVTLKTLLVGLSFLATFSSGFVALGLTLVFLRSLFTARDQNPA, via the coding sequence ATGACTGAAGCCCCCACACCAGAGAGCCCCGAACCAAGGGATCCGCGCAAAGGTCCTCTGAGCTTTCTCTCCGGAGCGCTAACGGCTGGGCTTTTGGCCTGGCTGGCCCTGGGCCTGAGTCGGAGGATGGTGGTGTATTTCGCCGTTCACCCCCCGCATTACAGCTCGCCGATTGCCCAAAACATCGCCGTCACCCTCAAGACCCTGCTGGTGGGTTTGTCCTTCTTGGCCACCTTCAGCTCAGGGTTTGTGGCCCTTGGTCTGACCCTGGTGTTTCTTCGCAGTCTCTTTACGGCTCGCGATCAGAACCCTGCCTAG
- a CDS encoding pyruvate dehydrogenase complex E1 component subunit beta, producing the protein MAGTLLFNALREAIDEEMGRDPHVCVMGEDVGHYGGSYKVTKDLAEKYGDLRVLDTPIAENGFTGMAVGAAMTGLRPIVEGMNMGFLLLAFNQISNNMGMLRYTSGGNFTIPTVVRGPGGVGRQLGAEHSQRLEAYFHAVPGIKIVACSTPTNAKGLMKAAIRDNNPVLFFEHVLLYNLSEELPEGDYTCALDQADLVQEGTDVTILTYSRMRHHCLKAVEQLEAEGVSVELIDLISLKPFDMETISRSIRKTNKVIVVEECMKTGGIGAELIALITELCFDDLDARPVRLSSQDIPTPYNGSLENLTIIQPHQIVEAAQALVKKGI; encoded by the coding sequence GTGGCAGGAACACTTCTCTTCAACGCCCTCCGGGAAGCCATCGACGAGGAGATGGGGAGAGACCCCCACGTCTGTGTGATGGGGGAGGACGTCGGCCATTACGGCGGCAGTTACAAAGTCACCAAGGATCTGGCGGAGAAATACGGCGATCTCAGGGTGCTCGACACTCCAATTGCTGAGAACGGCTTCACCGGAATGGCAGTTGGTGCCGCGATGACCGGCCTCCGGCCGATTGTTGAGGGCATGAACATGGGCTTCCTGCTCCTGGCCTTCAACCAGATCTCTAACAACATGGGAATGCTCCGCTACACCAGCGGCGGTAACTTCACCATCCCCACCGTGGTGCGTGGCCCTGGTGGTGTGGGTCGTCAGCTTGGCGCCGAGCACAGCCAACGGCTTGAGGCCTACTTCCATGCTGTCCCCGGCATCAAGATCGTGGCCTGCAGCACGCCCACCAATGCCAAAGGCCTGATGAAGGCCGCGATTCGCGACAACAATCCTGTGCTCTTCTTCGAGCACGTCTTGCTCTACAACCTCAGTGAGGAGCTCCCCGAAGGCGACTACACCTGTGCCCTCGATCAGGCGGATCTGGTGCAGGAAGGCACCGATGTGACGATCCTCACCTACTCCCGGATGCGTCATCACTGCCTCAAGGCCGTGGAGCAACTGGAGGCTGAGGGGGTGAGCGTTGAACTAATCGATCTCATCAGCCTCAAGCCCTTCGACATGGAGACGATCAGTCGCTCCATCCGCAAGACCAACAAGGTGATCGTGGTGGAGGAATGCATGAAGACCGGCGGCATCGGGGCCGAGTTGATTGCGCTGATCACCGAGCTGTGTTTCGACGACCTTGATGCTCGGCCTGTGCGTCTCTCCAGTCAGGACATCCCCACTCCCTACAACGGTTCACTGGAGAACCTCACGATCATTCAGCCGCATCAGATCGTTGAGGCGGCGCAGGCATTGGTCAAGAAAGGCATCTGA